The following are encoded in a window of Brachyhypopomus gauderio isolate BG-103 chromosome 18, BGAUD_0.2, whole genome shotgun sequence genomic DNA:
- the LOC143482356 gene encoding NLR family CARD domain-containing protein 3-like — protein sequence MSQSSLTSTCVQIPNEQAWGNSGNEKLLRFNIGYITFNMSISRKWHTKKESLIQGKRSDSPEPSCVSMKSDASMKDPLTFREGECDSDESVQKKKLVLPYRKHVESIFKELEHKVISLVKKELKRFRKILSPDYPACSGKEVEDEEDQSSVREGALKITLHVLRNMNQTDLANTLQTKVVSGYQKKHKHKLMEKYKRINEGILHHGNSTLLNEIYTELYITEGGSGEVNNEHEVRQIETAFRRPATQETPIKCNDLFIDKPIRSVLTKGIAGIGKTVSVQKFILDWAEGRANQDVLFIFPLPFREMNLIKEKKISLMDLLHDVFPETKQLQLIDCDAYKVIFIFDGLDECRLPLDFQNNESLWDVTESTAVDVLLTNLIKGNLFPSALLWITSRPAAASQIPPMCVDQVTEVRGFSDSQKEEYFRKRISDQILANRIISHMKSSRSLYIMCHIPVFCWIAATVLETMLGEADSGEIPKTLTQMFTHFLIFQIKHNDRKYHGKTDHDPHQTINIVLALGKLAFQQLEKGNLIFYEEDLRECGIDVKEVSVYSGVCTQIFRKESVLHLGKVFSFVHLSVQEFLAALYAFISFISNNTNVLEQKTTAVLHDFKRSTMSDFFKNAVDKSLQSENGHLDLFLRFLLGLSLESNQTLLQDLLTQKGSSSHSKKETVKYIKEKIRENPSPEKSINLFHCLNELNNHSLIQEVQTYLSRRGYKPHSQASRCLQGASLSPAQWSALVFVLLNSEEELDEFDLSKYDRSEECLLRLLPVVTASRKAE from the exons atgtcacaaagcagcttaacAAGCACAtgtgtccagatccctaatgaacaagCCTGGGGCAACAGTGGCAATGAAAAACTCCttag gttCAACATAGGATATATCACCTTCAATATGAGTATTTCTAGGAAATGGCACACAAAGAAAGAAAG TCTGATTCAGGGTAAGAGATCAGACTCCCCTgagcccagctgtgtgtctatgaagagtgatgCATCAATGAAAGATCCACTTACcttcagagagggagagtgtgataGTGATGAGAG TGTACAAAAGAAGAAATTAGTGCTCCCCTACAGAAAACATGTGGAGTCCAtattcaag GAGCTGGAGCACAAAGTCATCTCTCTGGTGAAGAAGGAGCTGAAGAGGTTTAGGAAGATACTGAGTCcagattacccagcatgctctgggaaagaggtggaggatgaggaggatcagagcagtgtcagagagggggcgctgaagatcacactgcacgtcctgaggaacatgaaccagacagacctcgctaacacactacagacca AGGTGGTCTCTGGATatcagaaaaaacacaaacacaaactcatGGAGAAatacaaaagaattaatgaaGGAATCTTGCATCATGGAAACTCAACCcttctgaatgagatctacacagagctctacatcacagagggagggagtggagaggtcaataatgaacatgaggtgagacagattgagacagcattcaggagaccagcaacacaggagacacccatcaaatgtaatgacctCTTTATAGACAAACCCATCAGAAGTGTTTTGACTAAAGGAATTGCTGGAATTGGTAAAACAGTTTCTGTGCAGAAGTTCATTCTGGACTGGGCAGaaggaagagccaatcaggatgtcctcttcatatttccacttccttttagggagATGAAtttaataaaggaaaaaaagatCAGCCTGATGGATCTGCTTCATGACGTTTTTCCAGAAACAAAACAATTACAATTAATAGATTGCGATGCTTACAAAGTCATTTTtatctttgatggtctggatgagtgtcgacttcctctagatttccagAACAATGAGAGTTTGTGGGATGTAACAGAGTCGACCgcagtggatgtgctgctgacaaacctcatcaaggggaatctgtttccctctgctctcctctggataacctctcgaccagcagcagccaGTCAGATCCCTCCTATGTGTGTTGACCAGGTAACGGAGGTACGAGGGTTCAGTGACTctcagaaagaggagtacttcaggaagagaatcagtgaTCAGATTCTGGCCaatagaatcatctcacacatgaagtcatcaagaagtctctacatcatgtgtcacattccagtcttctgttggattgcagccactgttctagagacaatgttgggtgaagcagatagtggagagatccccaagactctgactcagatgttcacacacttcctgatcttTCAGATCAAACACAATGACAGAAAGTATCATGGCAAAACTGACCATGATCCTCACCAGACTATAAATATTGTTctggcactgggaaaactggctttccaacagctggaaaagggcaacctgatcttctatgaggaggatctgagagagtgtggcattgatgtcaaagaagtgtcagtgtactcaggtgtgtgtacccagatcttcagaaaggagtctgtgctgcacctggggaaggtgttcagctttgtgcatctgagtgttcaggagtttctcgctgctttatatgcatttatctccttcatctccaacaacacaaatgtGCTGGAACAGAAAACCACTGCAGTCCTACATGACTTCAAAAGGTCAACAATGTCTGACTTCTTTAAAAATGCAGTGGACAAGTCCTTACAGAGTGagaatggacacctggaccttttcctccgcttccttctgggtctctcactggagtcaAATCAGACTCTCTTACAAGATCTACTGACACAGAAAGGAAGCAGCTCACACAGCAAAAAGGAAACAGTCAAGTACATCAAGGAGAAGATCAGGGAGAATCCCTCTCCAGAGAAATCAatcaatctgttccactgtctgaatgaactgaacAATCATTCTCTAATTCAGGAAGTCCAAACGTACCTGAGCAGACGCGGTTACAAACCTCACTCTCAAGCCAGTCGTTGTCTCCAAGGAGccagtctctctcctgctcagtggtcagctctggtgtttgtgttgctgaactcTGAAGAGGAGCTGGATGAATTTGATTTGAGTAAATATGACAGATCAGAGGAATGTCTACTGAGACTGCTGCCAGTGGTCACAGCATCCAGAAAAGCTGAGTGA